A genome region from Candidatus Methylomirabilota bacterium includes the following:
- a CDS encoding copper resistance CopC family protein produces the protein MSRPKPSAGRAVCRAVAALAGALLVVAATQPVQAHAVLVRSTPSHRAVLGQAPERVDLWFNERLEPAYSTVTIWNVAGRQVDERDATVTADDPRRLTVTFATRVAGQYTVKYRVLSVDGHIVDSFFTFTVKGQRQ, from the coding sequence GTGAGCCGGCCCAAGCCCTCGGCCGGCCGCGCCGTGTGCCGGGCGGTCGCGGCGCTCGCCGGCGCGCTCCTGGTCGTCGCGGCAACTCAGCCGGTGCAGGCGCACGCGGTGCTGGTGCGCTCGACTCCGTCGCACCGCGCGGTGCTGGGCCAGGCGCCGGAGCGGGTGGATCTCTGGTTCAACGAGCGGCTCGAGCCCGCGTACAGCACGGTGACGATCTGGAACGTGGCGGGCCGCCAGGTCGACGAGCGCGATGCGACGGTGACCGCGGACGACCCGCGCCGCCTGACCGTCACGTTCGCCACGCGGGTCGCCGGGCAGTACACCGTCAAGTACCGCGTGCTGTCGGTGGACGGCCACATCGTCGACAGCTTCTTCACATTCACGGTGAAAGGACAACGGCAATGA
- a CDS encoding copper resistance CopC family protein, producing the protein MSRRAVRLALAVAAGIIWACGTGILPAQGHAIILESEPRQDVTVAAPKRLVLRFNSRLEKPLCSVQLVGGPRQRSVALLRPEADAAPDTLAYPLPPLEPGSYQARWKVMAADGHVTEGAVPFTVTGSTPAQK; encoded by the coding sequence ATGAGCCGCCGAGCGGTCCGACTCGCGCTGGCAGTCGCGGCGGGTATCATCTGGGCATGCGGGACCGGCATCCTGCCGGCGCAGGGCCACGCCATCATCCTCGAATCGGAGCCTCGGCAGGACGTGACCGTCGCGGCGCCCAAGCGGCTCGTCCTGCGCTTCAACAGCCGGCTCGAGAAACCGCTCTGCTCGGTGCAGCTGGTGGGCGGCCCGCGCCAGCGATCGGTCGCCCTGCTGCGGCCGGAGGCGGACGCGGCCCCCGATACCCTCGCCTACCCGCTGCCGCCGTTGGAGCCGGGATCCTACCAGGCCCGCTGGAAGGTGATGGCCGCCGACGGACACGTGACGGAGGGCGCGGTGCCCTTCACCGTCACGGGTTCGACGCCCGCGCAGAAGTGA
- a CDS encoding sialidase family protein, whose protein sequence is MRTLLLGALAVGLAAGPATAADLTLGPRLEYKHVTQGHEFHFSGAAIAAAPDSRPLVAWASQEGQANQLHLLRAGDGAAPVRVSPDGLSVEALHHPPRLAVAPGGEVFVSWSSEKPKPEGTLFASDLQLSRSLDGGKTFETPLRVNEDRPISHSFDGLAVAPDGTLLVTWIDGREGRRDPATWVARVVERGTRVESTRKVGDDTCVCCRVDAAAGPRDTVALTWRRVFPGDIRDMVMAVSRDGGRSFGDPTLVSADRWKINACPHRGGAIGLDARGRIYMSWYTEGTDIRPDLRFAISEDGRRFGPPRRLHTSATSIPDNARMAVDPAGRAVVVWEESTAVRRRILLRYTADGGRTLSPIHVLSGAIKAYQPDVAFAPDGSFLVAWHEEQFPFLKTVVQPVRIPTAR, encoded by the coding sequence ATGCGAACGCTCCTCCTGGGCGCGCTGGCCGTCGGGCTGGCCGCCGGTCCCGCGACGGCCGCCGATCTCACGCTCGGCCCGCGGCTCGAGTACAAGCACGTGACGCAGGGGCACGAGTTCCACTTCTCGGGGGCGGCGATCGCGGCCGCGCCGGACAGTCGGCCTCTCGTGGCCTGGGCCTCCCAGGAAGGCCAGGCCAACCAGCTCCATCTCCTGCGCGCGGGCGACGGCGCGGCACCGGTGCGCGTGAGCCCCGACGGGCTCAGCGTGGAGGCGCTCCACCATCCGCCGCGCCTCGCGGTCGCGCCGGGCGGTGAGGTCTTCGTCTCCTGGTCGTCGGAGAAGCCAAAGCCCGAAGGCACGCTGTTCGCTTCCGATCTGCAGCTGTCGCGCTCCCTCGACGGGGGCAAGACCTTCGAGACGCCGCTGCGGGTGAACGAGGACCGCCCGATCTCGCACTCCTTCGATGGCCTCGCGGTGGCGCCGGACGGCACGCTGCTGGTCACCTGGATCGACGGCCGGGAGGGCCGGCGGGACCCGGCCACCTGGGTGGCCCGGGTGGTCGAGCGCGGAACGCGGGTCGAGAGCACCCGCAAGGTCGGCGACGACACCTGCGTGTGCTGCCGGGTCGACGCGGCGGCGGGGCCGCGCGACACCGTGGCCCTCACGTGGCGGCGCGTCTTCCCGGGCGACATCCGCGACATGGTGATGGCCGTCTCGCGCGACGGCGGGCGGTCGTTCGGCGACCCCACCCTGGTGAGCGCCGATCGCTGGAAGATCAACGCGTGTCCCCACCGCGGTGGGGCCATCGGGCTGGACGCGCGCGGACGCATCTACATGAGCTGGTATACCGAGGGCACCGACATCCGCCCGGACCTGCGCTTCGCGATCTCCGAGGACGGCCGGCGGTTCGGGCCGCCGCGGCGGCTGCACACCTCGGCCACGTCCATCCCGGACAACGCGCGCATGGCGGTGGATCCGGCCGGCCGCGCGGTGGTGGTGTGGGAGGAGTCGACCGCGGTCCGCCGGCGCATTCTCCTGCGCTACACCGCGGACGGGGGCAGGACGCTGAGCCCGATCCACGTGCTCTCCGGCGCCATCAAGGCGTACCAGCCCGACGTGGCCTTCGCCCCGGACGGCTCCTTCCTGGTGGCCTGGCACGAGGAGCAGTTCCCCTTCCTCAAGACCGTCGTCCAGCCGGTCCGCATTCCGACGGCCCGATGA
- a CDS encoding TonB-dependent receptor, translating into MPFVLLVPVLASSAVLVAAVAASAQSQSAPPVLSPVIVESSTLPPERTRSLEQAREEIERTPGGVEIVPQQTIQESRGANLKDALDFVPGVLIRPRFGAADESQFSIRGSSLRNNFHQRGINILIDGFPYGNADGFSDFESLELQTTKHIEVYKGANALRFGGNTLGGAVNLVTKTGRDAGLVESFVEGGSYGFFKGYVGTGQAYGPFDLYASFSDTELQGYRDHSQQTRYRAYGNAGYQLSNGATLRFDLGFVRNDEQLPGALTPEQFRQNPQQQQPATRFAKEARRYDYTRGAVTFRTPLGADQAFEWSTQLNYQDLDHPLSFAVIDQTTYSYSTEARYLLSAPLLGLGNRFAAGLQFFGTNQNDAQFQNLNGDRGARIKNQVNITNTFGIYAEDQLDVVPTVAVVAGGRLQVTDDQVRDRFLSDGNQSDSTTFFGASPKVGVVWRAAPTVQVYGNASRAYEPPLMLELTAPGQIGGDLSLLEAQKSWQFEVGTRGTWRDWVRWDVSVYDIELWDEIQNVNVQPFPGAPFTIPRFQNIDRSRHTGVEVGADVVVVRDIATRLGLGRMGDALRARVTYTWSRFVFVDDPVFDNNDLPGAPEHFVNTEIRYDHASGFWFAPGVEIVPRGYFVDSANTTRTPSYTLVNVKLGYEYKPWNLGLFFEGRNLGDKRFVSAVQVDDANRNYFFPGDGRGFYGSVAWRWK; encoded by the coding sequence ATGCCCTTCGTCCTGCTCGTTCCGGTGCTCGCGTCCTCCGCCGTCCTCGTGGCCGCGGTGGCCGCGTCCGCCCAGAGCCAGTCCGCCCCGCCCGTGCTGAGCCCGGTGATCGTCGAATCGAGCACCCTGCCGCCCGAGCGCACGCGCAGCCTGGAGCAGGCGCGCGAGGAGATCGAGCGCACACCGGGCGGCGTCGAGATCGTGCCGCAGCAGACCATCCAGGAGTCTCGCGGCGCGAACCTCAAGGACGCGCTCGACTTCGTGCCCGGCGTGCTCATCCGTCCGCGCTTCGGGGCCGCCGACGAGAGCCAGTTCTCGATCCGGGGCTCGAGCCTGCGCAACAACTTCCACCAGCGCGGGATCAACATCCTGATCGACGGCTTCCCCTACGGCAACGCCGACGGCTTCAGCGACTTCGAATCGCTCGAGCTGCAGACCACCAAGCACATCGAGGTGTACAAAGGGGCCAACGCGCTGCGCTTCGGCGGCAACACCCTGGGCGGCGCGGTCAACCTCGTGACCAAGACCGGCCGCGACGCCGGCCTGGTCGAGAGCTTCGTGGAGGGCGGATCCTACGGCTTCTTCAAGGGCTACGTCGGCACCGGCCAGGCGTACGGGCCCTTCGATCTGTACGCGAGCTTCAGCGACACCGAGCTGCAGGGCTACCGGGACCACAGCCAGCAGACGCGCTATCGCGCCTACGGCAACGCCGGCTACCAGCTCTCGAACGGGGCCACGCTGCGATTCGATCTCGGCTTCGTGCGCAACGACGAGCAGCTGCCGGGCGCCCTGACCCCCGAGCAGTTCCGGCAGAACCCGCAGCAGCAGCAGCCGGCGACCCGGTTCGCCAAGGAGGCGCGGCGCTACGACTACACCCGGGGGGCGGTGACGTTCCGCACGCCCCTCGGCGCCGACCAGGCCTTCGAGTGGTCGACCCAGCTCAACTACCAGGACCTGGACCACCCGCTGTCCTTCGCGGTGATCGATCAGACCACGTACAGCTACAGCACCGAGGCGCGCTATCTGCTGTCCGCGCCCCTGCTCGGCCTCGGCAACCGCTTCGCCGCCGGCCTCCAGTTCTTCGGCACGAACCAGAACGACGCCCAGTTCCAGAACCTCAACGGCGATCGGGGCGCTCGGATCAAGAACCAGGTCAACATCACGAACACGTTCGGCATCTACGCGGAGGACCAGCTCGACGTGGTGCCCACCGTGGCCGTGGTGGCGGGCGGACGCCTGCAGGTCACCGACGACCAGGTGCGCGACCGCTTCCTCTCCGACGGCAACCAGTCGGACTCCACCACCTTCTTCGGCGCCTCGCCCAAGGTGGGCGTCGTCTGGCGGGCCGCGCCGACCGTCCAGGTCTACGGCAACGCCAGCCGCGCCTACGAGCCGCCGCTCATGCTCGAGCTGACCGCGCCTGGGCAGATCGGCGGCGATCTCTCGCTGCTGGAGGCGCAGAAGTCCTGGCAGTTCGAGGTGGGCACGCGGGGCACCTGGCGCGACTGGGTGCGCTGGGACGTCTCGGTCTACGACATCGAGCTGTGGGACGAGATCCAGAACGTCAACGTCCAGCCCTTTCCGGGCGCGCCCTTCACGATTCCCCGCTTCCAGAACATCGACCGCTCGCGCCACACCGGCGTCGAGGTCGGCGCGGACGTGGTGGTCGTGCGGGACATCGCCACGCGCCTGGGGCTCGGCCGCATGGGCGACGCGCTGCGCGCCCGGGTGACCTACACCTGGTCGCGCTTCGTCTTCGTGGACGACCCCGTCTTCGACAACAACGACCTGCCCGGCGCCCCCGAGCATTTCGTCAACACCGAGATCCGCTACGACCACGCCTCGGGCTTCTGGTTCGCTCCCGGCGTCGAGATCGTCCCCCGCGGCTACTTCGTCGACAGCGCCAACACCACCCGCACTCCGTCCTATACGCTGGTCAACGTGAAGCTCGGCTACGAGTACAAGCCCTGGAACCTGGGCCTCTTCTTCGAGGGCCGCAACCTCGGCGACAAGCGTTTCGTCTCGGCGGTACAGGTGGACGACGCCAACCGCAACTACTTCTTCCCGGGCGACGGGCGCGGGTTCTACGGCTCGGTGGCGTGGAGATGGAAGTGA
- a CDS encoding energy transducer TonB yields the protein MGESLRSRGVTVGLSCLLHLGLAMALVLGQHWVPVAIAVRPPEMPVHLVTLDTVEEPKITPPTPQPSPPPRIRPPRVLETPKPREAPPVVEAPEPAPPPPAPVAPTPPIDPPPAASVPEPAPEPSISDAAAPGPPLTTFSPPTNGTPAPVAPPAAATTRTAMAVPPGVTQFARPQGGYQVRPSYPAAPRRLGIQGTTLLRVHVLADGRIGEVLVEKSGGHPDLDQAATDAVRAWRFDPARRGTEPVAMWVLLPVEFRLK from the coding sequence GTGGGCGAATCGCTCCGATCACGAGGGGTGACGGTGGGGCTGTCGTGCCTGCTCCATCTGGGGCTCGCGATGGCGCTGGTGCTCGGTCAGCACTGGGTGCCCGTCGCGATCGCGGTGCGCCCGCCCGAGATGCCCGTCCACCTGGTCACGCTGGACACGGTGGAGGAGCCGAAGATCACCCCGCCGACGCCTCAGCCTTCCCCGCCGCCACGCATCCGGCCGCCCCGGGTGCTCGAGACGCCGAAGCCCCGCGAGGCGCCGCCGGTCGTGGAGGCGCCGGAGCCCGCGCCACCGCCGCCGGCTCCCGTCGCACCCACGCCGCCGATCGATCCGCCGCCGGCCGCGAGCGTCCCGGAGCCCGCCCCCGAGCCTTCGATCTCGGACGCCGCCGCACCGGGTCCGCCGCTCACCACCTTCTCGCCGCCGACCAACGGGACGCCGGCTCCGGTCGCGCCGCCCGCCGCCGCGACGACGCGTACCGCCATGGCGGTGCCGCCCGGCGTCACCCAGTTCGCGCGGCCGCAGGGCGGCTACCAGGTGAGGCCAAGCTATCCGGCCGCCCCGCGCCGGCTCGGCATCCAGGGCACGACATTGCTCCGCGTGCACGTCCTGGCGGACGGGCGCATCGGCGAGGTCCTCGTCGAAAAGTCCGGCGGCCATCCCGACCTCGACCAGGCCGCCACCGACGCGGTGCGCGCCTGGCGCTTCGATCCCGCCCGTCGCGGCACCGAGCCGGTGGCCATGTGGGTGCTGCTGCCCGTCGAGTTCCGGCTCAAGTGA
- a CDS encoding ribbon-helix-helix protein, CopG family, with protein sequence MSRRKGGRAPSTRFSVSLPDPLMRVLDRLRTDRRYGNRSEFVRDLLRAELVTARTGHRRASDVSGDRSIR encoded by the coding sequence ATGAGCCGCAGGAAGGGCGGGCGCGCCCCCTCCACGCGCTTCTCCGTCTCGCTCCCGGATCCGCTGATGCGCGTGCTGGACCGGCTGCGCACCGATCGCCGCTACGGCAATCGCAGCGAGTTCGTGCGGGATCTGCTCCGCGCCGAACTGGTGACAGCTCGTACCGGCCACCGGCGAGCGTCTGATGTGAGCGGCGACCGGTCGATTCGTTGA
- the rimO gene encoding 30S ribosomal protein S12 methylthiotransferase RimO, translating into MKVHFTTLGCPKNQVDSELMLGMLARAGHEIADAAETADCLVVNTCAFIDRAREESVNTILELARLKERGRARALIVTGCLTQRYGAEIRSEIPEINAMLGTSELDRIVDLVNQADGRQAWVSQAPPGYLYDAQTPRLLSSRVPYAYVKIAEGCDMGCTFCAIPQFRGRHRSRRLDDVVAEVEGLARRGIQEAILVSQDTLAYGRDLSGNGDIGDLLLALSGTAMPWIRPMYLHPAHVTERLIAKWQRARVVPYLDMPVQHGDDGILRAMRRGVTAGRMLELIARLRDALPGVTLRTTVLVGFPGETEAAFDNLLAFVEEAGFDRLGVFTYSAEEGTPAVDMPDPVSTEVMAERAQQVQDLQDRLAWPRQKVLYGTRQTVLVDGPSPDPAFPFEGRTAGQAPEIDGVVLLRDRRLTPGRFAEVSIVEVDGYELVGE; encoded by the coding sequence ATGAAAGTCCATTTCACGACCCTCGGCTGTCCGAAGAACCAGGTCGACTCCGAGCTGATGCTGGGCATGCTCGCGCGCGCCGGCCACGAGATCGCCGACGCGGCGGAGACGGCCGACTGCCTGGTGGTCAACACGTGCGCCTTCATCGATCGCGCCCGTGAGGAATCCGTCAACACCATCCTCGAGCTGGCCCGGCTCAAGGAGCGCGGGCGCGCGCGAGCCCTGATCGTCACCGGGTGCCTCACGCAGCGGTACGGCGCCGAGATCCGGTCGGAGATTCCCGAGATCAACGCGATGCTCGGCACCTCCGAGCTCGATCGCATCGTCGACCTGGTGAACCAGGCGGACGGGCGCCAGGCCTGGGTCAGCCAGGCGCCGCCCGGCTACCTCTACGACGCGCAGACCCCGCGGCTGCTGTCCTCCCGGGTGCCGTACGCCTACGTGAAGATCGCCGAGGGCTGTGACATGGGCTGCACGTTCTGTGCGATCCCCCAGTTCCGCGGCCGTCATCGCAGCCGCCGGCTGGACGACGTGGTGGCCGAGGTCGAGGGGCTGGCCCGCCGCGGCATCCAGGAGGCCATCCTGGTCTCGCAGGACACCCTGGCCTACGGGCGCGACCTCTCCGGCAACGGCGACATCGGCGACCTGCTGCTGGCCCTCTCCGGCACCGCGATGCCCTGGATCCGGCCCATGTATCTGCATCCCGCGCACGTCACCGAGCGCCTGATCGCGAAGTGGCAGCGCGCGCGCGTGGTGCCGTATCTCGACATGCCGGTGCAGCACGGCGACGACGGCATCCTGCGCGCGATGCGCCGCGGCGTCACCGCCGGGCGCATGCTCGAGCTCATCGCCCGGCTGCGCGATGCGCTGCCCGGGGTGACCCTGCGCACGACCGTGCTGGTCGGCTTCCCCGGCGAGACCGAGGCCGCGTTCGACAACCTGCTCGCCTTCGTCGAGGAAGCCGGCTTCGATCGGCTCGGAGTGTTCACCTACTCGGCGGAGGAGGGCACGCCGGCGGTGGACATGCCGGATCCGGTGTCCACCGAGGTCATGGCCGAGCGCGCGCAGCAGGTGCAGGATCTTCAAGACCGGCTGGCGTGGCCGCGGCAGAAGGTCCTCTACGGCACGCGCCAGACCGTGCTGGTGGACGGGCCGAGCCCGGATCCGGCGTTTCCCTTCGAGGGCCGCACCGCGGGGCAGGCGCCCGAGATCGACGGCGTGGTGCTGCTGCGCGACCGACGGCTGACTCCGGGCCGCTTCGCGGAGGTCTCGATCGTCGAGGTAGACGGTTACGAGCTCGTCGGGGAATAA
- a CDS encoding phosphatidylglycerophosphatase A, with protein MAFLAASVFGAGYAPIASGTVGSFVTLVFIWLLPWTTFGLLVTLVVVTLVGLWAGSRVERVLGRKDPGVIVIDEVAGMLLSVIGLPRSIPVLVTAFLLFRVFDIWKPFPARESQALSGGMGVMVDDLIAGLYALILVMGARTLFGVPA; from the coding sequence GTGGCCTTTCTCGCGGCCAGCGTCTTCGGCGCCGGCTACGCTCCGATCGCCTCGGGCACCGTCGGCAGTTTCGTCACCCTCGTCTTCATCTGGCTCCTGCCGTGGACGACGTTCGGTCTCCTGGTGACCCTCGTGGTGGTCACGCTCGTCGGCCTCTGGGCGGGCTCGCGCGTCGAGCGGGTGCTCGGGCGTAAGGATCCCGGGGTGATCGTGATCGACGAGGTCGCGGGCATGCTGCTCTCGGTGATCGGGCTGCCACGCTCGATCCCGGTGCTGGTGACCGCGTTCCTGCTCTTCCGCGTGTTCGACATCTGGAAGCCGTTTCCCGCGCGCGAGAGCCAGGCGCTGAGCGGAGGGATGGGCGTCATGGTGGACGACCTCATCGCCGGTCTCTACGCGCTGATCCTGGTCATGGGCGCGCGCACGCTCTTCGGCGTCCCCGCGTGA
- a CDS encoding nicotinamide-nucleotide amidohydrolase family protein, whose protein sequence is MTPSSRAWVVTVGAARLGTAEDPAGLMVARALLAEGVPVASRQIVDDDEAAVEEALRGAAEAASLVVVLAQPGGSSGEVVRRALSRLSGARLALNDKLLALLEEDFARRGQAMPRRLDRLALLPQGATLWPGPGEPAWMLEVHRAAVVVLPTGSVALAALVDTHLRPLARQRQGAGESTVLRTLHTTGLSPAEVEERLGRWLGGDSAVAVSCVPVEGDVWVQLRARAASRSAAEASLAPVEREIRDALGIDCWGRDEDTMEVVVGRLLLERGLSVSMAESCTGGLVGHRLTNIAGSSRYVERGVVVYSNEAKEQMLGVPEAMLREHGAVSAPVAEAMAAGICRISGSPCGIAVTGIAGPDGGTPSKPVGTVYIAAAVPGTDGPRIAVRRCRFPGGRETVKWQSSQAALDLLRRALSSPA, encoded by the coding sequence GTGACGCCGAGCAGCCGGGCCTGGGTCGTCACGGTCGGCGCGGCCCGGCTGGGCACGGCGGAGGACCCGGCCGGCCTGATGGTGGCGCGCGCCCTGCTCGCCGAGGGCGTGCCGGTGGCCTCACGGCAGATCGTGGACGACGACGAGGCGGCGGTGGAGGAGGCGTTGCGCGGGGCGGCGGAGGCCGCCTCGCTGGTGGTCGTCCTCGCGCAGCCGGGCGGCTCGAGCGGCGAGGTGGTGCGGCGCGCGCTGTCGCGCCTCTCCGGCGCCCGGCTCGCGCTGAACGACAAGCTGCTGGCGCTGCTGGAAGAGGACTTCGCCCGGCGCGGCCAGGCCATGCCGCGGCGCCTCGATCGCCTCGCGCTCCTGCCCCAGGGCGCGACCCTCTGGCCCGGTCCGGGCGAGCCGGCCTGGATGCTCGAGGTCCACCGCGCGGCGGTCGTCGTGCTGCCTACCGGGTCCGTGGCCCTCGCCGCGCTCGTGGACACGCACCTGCGCCCGCTGGCCCGACAGCGGCAGGGCGCGGGGGAGAGCACGGTGCTCCGCACGCTGCACACCACCGGGCTCTCGCCCGCGGAGGTCGAGGAGCGCCTCGGGCGCTGGCTCGGCGGCGATTCGGCGGTGGCCGTATCCTGCGTGCCGGTCGAGGGCGACGTGTGGGTGCAGCTTCGCGCCCGTGCGGCGTCGCGGAGCGCGGCGGAGGCCTCCCTGGCGCCCGTTGAACGAGAGATTCGCGACGCCCTCGGCATCGACTGCTGGGGCCGCGACGAGGACACCATGGAAGTGGTGGTCGGGCGGCTCCTGCTCGAGCGCGGGCTCTCCGTCTCCATGGCCGAGTCGTGCACCGGCGGGCTCGTCGGGCACCGGCTCACCAACATCGCGGGCTCCTCTCGCTACGTCGAGCGCGGCGTGGTCGTGTACTCGAACGAGGCCAAGGAGCAGATGCTCGGGGTACCCGAGGCGATGCTGCGCGAGCACGGGGCGGTGAGCGCGCCGGTGGCCGAGGCGATGGCCGCCGGCATCTGTCGCATCTCGGGCTCGCCGTGCGGGATCGCGGTGACCGGCATCGCGGGGCCCGACGGCGGCACCCCCAGCAAGCCGGTGGGGACCGTCTACATCGCCGCGGCCGTGCCCGGCACCGACGGGCCGCGCATCGCGGTGCGCCGCTGCCGCTTCCCCGGCGGACGAGAGACCGTGAAGTGGCAGTCGTCGCAGGCCGCGCTCGACCTGCTGCGCCGGGCGCTGTCGTCTCCGGCGTGA
- the thpR gene encoding RNA 2',3'-cyclic phosphodiesterase → MIRSFVAILLPDDLRERIAATIEALRPLGTAVAWVPPPNLHLTLQFLGNQTEERLAEAAAALEEAGAGCAPLDLAFHGLGAFPGLERPRILWVGVAQGAPHARALQARVADALARRGFPPEDRAWHPHLTIGRVFDERRWRREAGPPLRGALAKAATTSFGTVRVTEVALMRSDLSPKGARYSVRRVAALSPT, encoded by the coding sequence GTGATCCGCTCGTTCGTCGCCATCCTCCTCCCCGACGACCTGCGCGAGCGCATCGCGGCCACCATCGAGGCGCTCCGTCCGCTCGGCACCGCGGTGGCCTGGGTGCCGCCGCCGAACCTCCACCTCACCCTGCAGTTCCTCGGCAACCAGACCGAGGAGCGCCTGGCCGAGGCCGCGGCCGCGCTGGAGGAGGCGGGGGCGGGGTGCGCGCCGCTCGACCTCGCGTTCCACGGCCTCGGGGCCTTCCCGGGTCTCGAGCGCCCCCGCATCCTCTGGGTCGGCGTCGCCCAGGGCGCCCCGCACGCGCGGGCGCTGCAGGCCCGCGTGGCCGACGCGCTGGCCCGACGCGGCTTCCCGCCGGAAGACCGCGCGTGGCATCCGCATCTCACGATCGGACGCGTGTTCGACGAGCGGCGCTGGCGCCGCGAGGCGGGACCGCCGCTGCGCGGCGCGCTCGCGAAGGCGGCGACCACCAGCTTCGGCACCGTGCGGGTGACCGAGGTGGCGCTGATGCGGAGCGATCTCTCGCCGAAGGGGGCGCGCTACTCCGTTCGCCGCGTCGCCGCCTTGTCCCCGACGTAG